In Persicimonas caeni, a single window of DNA contains:
- a CDS encoding dioxygenase family protein, protein MSDHPDSRRRFLKWLGLAPGALLLLEAGCADSASNGASRDASSGDTSAGDTGADTSSPDASPSDTGAPDTALADAGADAGACEPTGSDVEGPFHLDGAPQRTVLADADEPGERIVIEGTVLGPDCRTPVAQANLDVWHADVEGNYHDDRTEYRLRGQVQTDAQGRYRFETIMPGRYPLGGSTRPAHIHFIVTKPGFVPLTTQLYFAGDPFLSPNDPCGSGCNSGDPTLIIDLEPGQGDISQQGRFDIVLRRS, encoded by the coding sequence TTGAAATGGCTGGGGCTCGCCCCCGGTGCACTTCTGCTACTCGAGGCGGGCTGCGCCGACAGCGCCTCGAACGGCGCGTCGCGTGATGCATCTTCCGGCGACACAAGTGCCGGCGACACAGGAGCGGACACGTCGTCGCCCGACGCGTCGCCGTCCGACACAGGCGCGCCGGATACCGCGCTCGCCGACGCGGGTGCCGATGCCGGCGCCTGCGAGCCGACCGGCTCCGACGTCGAGGGCCCGTTTCACCTCGACGGAGCGCCGCAAAGAACGGTGTTGGCTGACGCGGACGAGCCCGGCGAGCGCATCGTCATCGAAGGAACGGTCCTCGGCCCCGACTGCCGAACGCCGGTCGCCCAGGCCAACCTCGACGTGTGGCACGCCGACGTCGAGGGTAACTACCACGATGACCGCACCGAGTACCGACTGCGCGGGCAGGTGCAGACGGACGCCCAGGGGCGCTACCGTTTCGAGACGATCATGCCCGGGCGCTACCCGCTGGGAGGCTCGACCCGCCCGGCGCATATCCACTTTATCGTCACCAAGCCGGGCTTTGTGCCGTTGACCACCCAGCTCTACTTTGCCGGCGACCCGTTCCTGTCGCCCAACGATCCGTGCGGCAGCGGGTGCAATTCGGGCGACCCCACCCTGATTATCGACCTCGAGCCGGGCCAAGGAGATATCTCCCAGCAGGGACGCTTCGATATCGTGCTTCGCCGCAGCTAA
- a CDS encoding cyclic nucleotide-binding domain-containing protein, whose protein sequence is MSTSTLTMRDVVARQSLFSGASPQTLDYLAEHVVEVRYAPGSCLWLPNSPALLFVVVLDGELEVIRTGQDFSVDLYVAGPGQAAGFDALQAGARNGCTVIARRETFVLATKAEVIRHAVASDVWLRERVAEVSRRHHNRLHQAAQASAERVRSR, encoded by the coding sequence ATGAGTACATCCACGTTGACCATGCGCGACGTCGTCGCCCGTCAGAGTCTCTTTTCCGGGGCGAGCCCCCAAACGCTCGACTACCTCGCCGAGCACGTCGTCGAGGTGCGCTACGCGCCAGGCTCGTGCCTGTGGCTGCCGAATTCGCCGGCGTTGCTCTTCGTCGTGGTGCTCGACGGCGAGCTCGAGGTCATTCGCACCGGCCAGGATTTCTCGGTCGATCTGTATGTCGCGGGGCCGGGCCAGGCGGCGGGCTTCGACGCCCTGCAGGCAGGGGCGCGCAACGGGTGCACGGTGATCGCGCGGCGCGAGACGTTTGTGTTGGCCACCAAAGCCGAGGTGATTCGACACGCGGTCGCCAGCGACGTGTGGCTGCGCGAGCGCGTGGCCGAGGTCTCGCGGCGCCACCACAATCGTCTGCATCAGGCTGCGCAGGCGAGTGCGGAGCGGGTACGCTCGCGCTGA